The Thermococcus sp. nucleotide sequence AGTTTGAGGGATATATACATATCCTGGATGAACGGGGATTCAGAACTTCTCCATTACCAGAAGTATGGAACCGCCAAGTGTAACGTGTGTAAATTCAAAGAAGTGTGTGAGCCATGTGCTGGCAGAATATATTCATTGTACAAAAACTTCAAGAATCCAGATTTGTTGTATTGTATGTTGCTTGGGAAAGAAAAAGTATTCCACGACGTACACATTAGTAGGTTAGTATGGGGCCGTATGGAATGATATAGATCTCTTTACTACGAGGTGATTTAGTTGCTAGGGCAGATAAAGAAGAAAACAATCAAAGGGCTGGTTTTAGATATTGATGGACTAGAAGTTGAAGTGAATACAAAATGCAACGGAGGTGGGTGTGACGAGGACATCGACGAATGGATATAAATCTTTATCTTTTTCCTCTTTGTCTCTGGGCAAGATATCAAGAAATGGGGGGAGAACCAGTGAAAAAGATTTCACCAGAAAAGGGATACTTACTCGTATCCTCCTTAGGGGCGTGGATGACTCACTTAATGGGCCCGTACCTCACAATCTGGCTTAGGAGTTTGGGAATCTCATTTGCTCAAATCGGCTTTTTTCAGTCGGTTTCATCTCTCCTTACATTCATAACGGACTTCCCGACGGGAGGTCTGGCTGACAGGTACGGACGAAGGCTTAACTACGCGGTTGGTGTCTTGCTATTTGGAGTCTCTCTTATCATAATCGCCTGTTCGAGCAGCTTTTTTATAATAGCCCTGGCATTTGCTCTGGCTGGTATTGGAAGTGCCTTTATGAGCGGAACGCTCACTCCCTGGCTCTATGATGCAATTAAAGGCGATAAAAAGAGGGCTCACATGGTCTTCAGCCGCATGAGGATTATAAACGGCATTTTAGGGACAGTAGCTGGCTTTGTTGCTGGAACCATCTCACGCTATGCCCTTAACCTTCCCATACTCCTGGCCGGCATCTGTGGGATAAGCGCTTCCCTGCTGGCACTCCTCTTCCTTGAGGAAAACTATGGCCACGGAAAGGCAAAACCTTACGGAGAAATCCTTAAGGATGGATTGAAACATATAGCCCGGGAAAGGACTCTCCACTATCTTCTCGTTGCGAGTTTTTTCCTGTCGTTCGCAGGTCGCTCGTTCTTCATGTTCTGGATGGTTCTTGCAAAGGAAGCCGGACTCAGGGAAAGCAGTATAGGTTACGTTTATCCCCTGCTGATACTTTCAACGTCTTTCGGGGGATTCGTATCTTTCAGGCTCTCTAGGTTCATGGATCACAGGAAAATTTTAGCAATCACAACGCCGTTGATGGGTCTTCTGATAATCGCAATGGGTATTGTTAAGGGCCTCTTATCCCTCCTCGCACTCATAACTCTCTTTGAGATAATAATAGCCATTAGAGCACCCGCCATGATAACGTTCAGAAACGAGCTTATACCCTCTCCGATCCGCTCTACCGTTACATCCGCACTTAGTACAATAGGAGGTATGTTCTCAATGCTTGCCAACATTGCAGTTGGGCTCATTGCTGATATCTTTGGCCTTGGAGGCGCTTATGTTGTATCTGGAATCCTTGCGCTCTTTGCGAGCTTATTCTTAATGATGGCGATCGAACATTCCTAAAAATAAGTGCTCCTTCTCATCTTTGCTTTTTTGTTCAGATGTATCAAGCTTCCTCTTCTTTTTCTTCCCTGAGACCGAGAGGAAGTTGGCCTTCATGAAGACGCTTCATATAGATGTCGTTCTCCTCATGGGGGGAAGGGGGTAATGAGAGTCGTCTAAGAGGATTCCGTAAGGCTCGCGCTGGAGCTGGCGCATTTTTAACATTTTTATGTTAAAATAATCCTTAAAAACCCCTAATTTTTACACTTTTCTGATAAGGTGGTGCCAATGAAATGGAAGGTTACCGTCATCGTTCGCCTCAAGGAGGGCCTCAACGACCCGGAAGGAAGAGTCATTGGAAAGGCACTCAAAAATCTGGGCTATAAAATTGAGGAGCTGAAGGTGCCGAAATACTTTGAGCTCGTTTTTGAGAGCGAAAATCCTGAGAAGGACGTTGAGGAGATGTGCAAACGCCTGCTCGCCAACCCCGTGATACACACCTACGAATATGAGATAGAGCCTTTAGGTGAGTGAGATGCCGAAGTTCGCCGTTATAGTGTTTCCAGGGACAAACTGCGACTTTGAGACCCTTGAAGCGATTAGAAAAGCCGGGGGCAAAGCGGAGAAGGTGTGGTATAAAGAGAGCATTGAAGACTTTGATGGCGTTGTTCTGCCCGGCGGTTTCAGCTATGCCGATTATTTGAGAGCCGGGGCCATAAGCGCGAGGGCAGGGATAATGGAAGAGGTCAAAGCCCTCACCAGAGAGGGGAAGCCCGTTCTGGGAATATGCAATGGCTTTCAGGTCTTGACCGAGAGCGGGCTTCTGCCCGGAGCGTTAAGGCCCAACAAAATACCGAGATTCCTGTGCAGGTGGGTTTACCTCAAAGTAAGCGACACCCAAACCGCGTTTACCCAGCTCTATGAAGAAGGAGAGGTCATCAGGATGCCAATAGCCCATGCGGAAGGGAATTATTACACGAACGAGCCCTCAAAGGTTCGCATAGCCTTCCAGTACAGCGACGAAAAAGGAAATCTCACGGAGGAGGCAAACCCAAACGGCTCGCTCTTGAACATAGCGGGGATAACCAATGGGAGGGGCAACGTCCTGGGAATGATGCCCCACCCGGAGAGGGCTAGTGACAGATGGCTGGGAAGTGAGGACGGGCTGAAGGTATTCAAATCGATGGTGGAGTGGGCAAAGCGGTAACTTTCCTATTTTTTGCAGAGCGGGGTGAACACCTCCTCAAGGGTTACTTGAGAAGTCTGGACGTCAATGAGATCGTGCCTGGAGAGGAGGGTAAGTACTTCCTTGAGGTCCTCATTTTTGAAGTACAGCTTAACGTACGTGAACTTCCCATCGCTTTGAACCTCGATTTTTTGAGCTATTCCCTCAAAATCTCGGGGGTTAATTTTTCCTTTAATTTTGGCGATGATTTTTCTCTCTGCTTTGAGGGTCTCAACTTTCTCGATAAGCTCCTTTGGAGCCCCCCCCAGCGATTTTACGCTTGTTGAACAGCATAACCCTGTCGCACAGGAGCTCGGCCTCCTTTAGGTTGTGGGTTGTTAAAAGTATTGTCGTCCTCAGCTCCCTTGAAAGCTCCTGAATGGCGTTCCAGACTTCCCTTCGGGTGAAAAGGTCGAGGTATACCGTTGGTTCATCCAAGATGAGAACCTCTGGCTGAATTATTATGGGCAACGCCAGGTAAATCTTCTGCCTCATACCGACGGAGAGCTTCTGGTACCACTCGTGCCTCTTCTCTTCCAAGTTGAGCAATTCCAGCGCGTGATTGATTCTTCTCTCGGCCTCTCCCCTGGGAATTCCCCACAGTTCGGCTATGAACTTGAGGTTTTTCTCCACGCTGACCCTCCACTGAAAGAGGCCAAACAAATCCCTGCTTCCTCCAAAGATTGTGAAGATTCTGCCCCGGATTTTATCGTGCTCTTGGATTGAATCGTAGCCATTGACGTAGAGGTGGCCCCTCGTCGGTATCACGAGGCCGTTGGCGATTTTGCAGAGTGTGGTTTTTCCAGCGCCGTTTGGACCTAAGAGACCGTATATCTCGCCCTCTTTAACTTTAAAGCTAATATCGATCAGGGCAGGAATCTCTTCCCGCGGTGTTCTGAGAAAGTCCTTAAGGCTTTTCAAGTCAAGCAGGGACTTTATTGGGGGAGGGTAGTACTTGGTCAGGTTAACAGCCTCTATCACTTAAACCACCCTGATTACGTACGTTCTTCCCTTTCTTTCACGTCGAACTAACCCCATGTTTTCGAGACTCCTAATGGCCCTGCAGGCTTTAGCCCTGCCGAACAGCTGGCTCAATTCACTTTGTGTTACTTCACCATTGTCAAGAATGAAGTCTAATATTCTTCTCTCCAGCTCGCCCAGTTCATGCTTATGCAGGCTGTTTATCTCAATCTCCACTTTAATAAGCAGTATGAGTTTTCCGTTTTCACACTCCTCCTTGAGGATCTGTACCCTCATAAGGCCCACCTCAGGTGTGCCCCAGCGTTCCCAGCTGTCTCGCCTTGTTGAAACCCCACCTGAATGTTAGATATCCTACGAGGAGCATTACCCCCGTGATGAGGAGCATGTTCATTAGGCTGGGGAGGATTTGGGATAACGAGTAACCGCCGCCCATTGTGAGCCTGCCCATTTGGAGGATGTAGGTTTCCGGGTGGATTTTTGAAAGCGGCT carries:
- a CDS encoding MFS transporter; translated protein: MGGEPVKKISPEKGYLLVSSLGAWMTHLMGPYLTIWLRSLGISFAQIGFFQSVSSLLTFITDFPTGGLADRYGRRLNYAVGVLLFGVSLIIIACSSSFFIIALAFALAGIGSAFMSGTLTPWLYDAIKGDKKRAHMVFSRMRIINGILGTVAGFVAGTISRYALNLPILLAGICGISASLLALLFLEENYGHGKAKPYGEILKDGLKHIARERTLHYLLVASFFLSFAGRSFFMFWMVLAKEAGLRESSIGYVYPLLILSTSFGGFVSFRLSRFMDHRKILAITTPLMGLLIIAMGIVKGLLSLLALITLFEIIIAIRAPAMITFRNELIPSPIRSTVTSALSTIGGMFSMLANIAVGLIADIFGLGGAYVVSGILALFASLFLMMAIEHS
- the purS gene encoding phosphoribosylformylglycinamidine synthase subunit PurS — its product is MKWKVTVIVRLKEGLNDPEGRVIGKALKNLGYKIEELKVPKYFELVFESENPEKDVEEMCKRLLANPVIHTYEYEIEPLGE
- the purQ gene encoding phosphoribosylformylglycinamidine synthase I yields the protein MPKFAVIVFPGTNCDFETLEAIRKAGGKAEKVWYKESIEDFDGVVLPGGFSYADYLRAGAISARAGIMEEVKALTREGKPVLGICNGFQVLTESGLLPGALRPNKIPRFLCRWVYLKVSDTQTAFTQLYEEGEVIRMPIAHAEGNYYTNEPSKVRIAFQYSDEKGNLTEEANPNGSLLNIAGITNGRGNVLGMMPHPERASDRWLGSEDGLKVFKSMVEWAKR
- a CDS encoding ABC transporter ATP-binding protein codes for the protein MIEAVNLTKYYPPPIKSLLDLKSLKDFLRTPREEIPALIDISFKVKEGEIYGLLGPNGAGKTTLCKIANGLVIPTRGHLYVNGYDSIQEHDKIRGRIFTIFGGSRDLFGLFQWRVSVEKNLKFIAELWGIPRGEAERRINHALELLNLEEKRHEWYQKLSVGMRQKIYLALPIIIQPEVLILDEPTVYLDLFTRREVWNAIQELSRELRTTILLTTHNLKEAELLCDRVMLFNKRKIAGGGSKGAYRES
- a CDS encoding MarR family transcriptional regulator → MRVQILKEECENGKLILLIKVEIEINSLHKHELGELERRILDFILDNGEVTQSELSQLFGRAKACRAIRSLENMGLVRRERKGRTYVIRVV